The genomic region TTAAAATAAAAGGATGTGTTGACTTTAGATTAGTTTGGTTCATGTTCTAAATTATACTCTTAATACTCCTAGAAAAGATAAATAGTAATTcaggtttcacaaaatttatattgCAAAATATGGGTAAAATACTACTCTGTATCTTCTTCTTGTTGGTTCAATTGTTagtacttttattttattttatagaaAAAATcaaacataattatatatatcGGTTATTCTCTTAAATTTGCTGTCATTGTAATGcaattatttcataaaattaaGAAGATAACACAATACTTATTGATAAAAGATTATTTCGTAACTAATATAAGAGGAGCTTTGGGGAGCCCCACGTAAAGAAATAGCAAAGAAAAATTATTGTATTGATTTTGTTATTGTAATGTGTCATTATTAGAAGTGTGCTAGCCTATTTGTTGGTTTGACGATGAGTCGAGATTTACGCTAAGGTTTTGGTCTTCATGTTGTCGAATGCAGATGTTAGTCTCCCGGCCTAATTACACCCACAAGATGCAGTCCGCGCAAAGCATGAGATCGATCGCTGACAAGAATTTAAAAATTAGATATACTTTCAATCAAAATATTGATGGTGCTATAACAATTATACGAAATATTGCGATTATTTAAAAGATGAATCACAGGCCTTAATGAGATTTTCATAACAATTAATGTGCTAGCCACCCTTACCCTTACTACTTAGTACTCCAATACGTAACATGGTTTATATAATTTGTAATAACGAGGTTAACAACGTATATAACACAGTTTTGTGGTTGATTTAGCGGGACTTCCAAAGTGAGGTCAACGCCAATTTTATCTAACTATGAAATACTTCTATAAAATGCTTTTAGCGATATTAGCTAAATTTCAACTCATATGCATACAAGTTCGACCAAGGGATGAACTTTAATGATGCTATTGACCCTCCACATACACTAGAGCCGCAGATTTGTAGTCCACTAGATCAGTGCGCAGATGTAGTTGACATGAACTTGGAGTAACTAGGATTGTTATTCCCGAGGAAACTCGGTTAGATTAATAAAAGAAACATATAGTTATTCGCTTTTTTAATTTAAGTGTAATTAAAATTATCACGGACAATCTTACTAAGTTTCACGGATAAATCATTTTTAATGTTTGATAATCAATATCGTTCAAATATAATGAAAATAGTTACAAAAGATTATAacaagtggcccgtgcatcgcacgggcattaaatctagtatatatataaaagagagttttttcgagcgatctgagagcggccacatcatcaaaaattaatttaggaaagtataatttttgatgtaaaaaataaagtggaaaatcttttaattattataatatgtatgtatatttcctaaattatattcaaatgatatttccaatttttatatcaaacttttacatttcatttgacaaaaaaatatcgttaaaaaattatgaaaataatataattagctttgtggaaaaaaatgttatcattagagtatagatttcatattatttgcacatattaaagatgatgtacttcttaatacgtaaaattgtgtactttttagtatgttttgtctcacattgaaaaataagtaggagtggtgaatatactacatataaatagtagaattgtcccacatcgaaggattagtataaggtgatgtaatcctatgattataaataggaggcatatttggaacttgtgtatccacccaaaaaattttgagtctcataaatatagttttaaagagctcttaagattttctatcattatctacgatatgatataaaaaataaagtgaaaaTCGTTGCAGGGAACTactcgggaaagagttaagaacatgaacaagaaaatcaaaaaatacaaaactaaaggttttcctaatggtagtctcctgacacagtacagaactaaagattttactaatggttgtcttctgaatgcagtagtctaaataattaaattatgtatctcacattgaaataatagtatacggtaaggtgattctataaatataaataggaggcatccttgaaacttatgtATTAACtcaaaattttttgatataaaagatatgtactttttaatatgttatatgtcccacattgaaaataatgtaggtgtgatgaatatattatgtataaaaaatagaactgtcccatatatatacattttctatattatattaaagtgatgtttataattttgatataaaaactttatatttcatttgacaaaaaagtatcgtatgaaaattatataattagactgtgataaaaaaaatgctatcattagagtgtagattgtattgtattgtattttctcattattaaatcgggttgatgtcaaagtaggtgcaaaaaaaatggtgtacttagtatgttattggccctacattgaaaagtaatgtaagtctggtgaatatactatgtataaatattagaattgtcccacatcggaagattaccataagccagggtgatcttatgattataaatagaagtcataacccaaaatcttttgattcttttaagtattgtcagagagagctcttaaaagagtttgtattactgtctctacaataatgatttctaacctaagttaatcgttggaaaatcttttagttattataatatatactctgtatttcttattttatattcaagtgatgtttctaatttttatataaaaacttttacatttcatttggcaaaataatgtcggtaaaaaaatttgaaaataatattattagattcatggtaacaaatgctatcattagagtatatatagatttcatataatttgcacatattaaaaatggtgtatttcatagtatgttatatgtcccacattaaaaaataatataggtgtgataaatatactacatataaaaaatagaattttcccacatcgaaataatatagcataaggtgggtgattctatgtttataaataggaggcatccttggaacttaggtatcaacccaaaatcttttgagtctcttaagtattgtcttggagaactcttaaaagttcatatcattatattttctacttatagattttatatgtcccatattgaaaaataatgtaggtaggtgtcgtaaatatactacgtttaaataatataattagaattgtgttaaaaaatattctatcattagagtataatttcctatcatttgcacatattttaattatgataaaaaaatagaaaacaaatgtccatggtagcatgtgtaatctataaagaggttaccatgagaaattttccaatattataatgatatagttaattaaatttttcgtttaaaagagagagatatccgtaccaataaaacaataaagggggtattattttttaattgttattttattgccacgccatcaaacttaacgtccatttaacagcctttatattagggggtaccatgggcaaaaaaaatggaacctcaaaggtaccataggcagattcttaaaagtaggggtaacatagaaaatctgacaaaattaaggggtaacaCGAAAAATTTCCGTATCTAAATTATGTTAAAtgttttttgaagaaaaacaacgtacaaatattaatggagagtacttgatcatattattaaatttaaatataactaataatgagtagcaattgtctgtattcggtattcgagatctggttggatgtcgaactaactGCAAAAAAGATgatgtaattctgagtatgttatttgtccacattgaaaaacaatgcaggtttgatgaatatatattacgtataaatagtagaattgtcacacatcagaaaaaaaatccaagtttggtgaatatattacttataaatagtagaattgtcccacatcgaaagattagtataagagattagtataaggtggggtgattatatgattataaataagagttaacccccgtatatattaatcttttttttttttgaaagagatattttaataatatgtaaacaaatcattagacataaaatgtaaacattaaactcttataacgttttttttttttttgcattataaataagttaattaccccgttgcaacgcacgagcATTCAAACTAGTAACTAATAAAGTAGCATCTCAACAGAAAAATCTTGTACACCTCATGAACAAATCCCGCTAATAACCCATTTTTCTACTCATATAATCCCAAGTCCTAACTTATTCGAGTTAGATTTATTTCACGCAGTATATTAGTATAGAGTGACATTTTAGAAAacaaattgattttattttgatATAATTCAATTATAAGTTGGATTATTCGGTATAACTTTAGGAGAACACACAGACCTTATTGAGTCTGGCTtaattttagtttagtttagctcaTCTCTCACAAATTAAACTCTCACTTtagcttcattcagttcaataCAGCTCTATTCAATTCAGTTTAGCCCATCACCTATTAGAAGAAAAGAACCCGGTCGAAGTCTTGTGTAACCCAATTGGTCTTGCTCCAGATGGGTCATATTAGTTTGAAGTAATAAGGCGGAATTTTGTAACCATATTACTATCGAATGTGACGACTATTAAAAATAAGTTATCATAAGTAGTGGCGTACAAATAAAATTTGTGTAACCAAAAAGGGAGAGAACAACTGAACAAAGGCATTTATTCCTCCCCTCCTCCCCCCCTTCCAAATTCCGCTCTTCCTTGACTGATTAGTAATTCTTCCTTTTAATCTCCTAACAAGTATTCCTTTCATCTTAACAAATACCCTGGCCTCTCAAAAATAGCACCATTTATTTTGATAGTTAAGAAGAGTAAAAATGGTGTCGGCAAAACGAGAAATGGCGGTCTACTGTTTTGACACACTCATTGCTCACTACAATAACTCGGATCAACTTTATCCTCCTGCTTTCGACGACGCTGCACAGTACCTTCTTTTTTCAATTATAATTTACAGTAATTCTTGTGATAAAAATAGAGTGTTTGTTTTTGTATTCATCAATATTATCAATCAATTTAGTATATACTGCATCTATCTGTTTATTCAAAGTATTGCAAACTCACTGTCTCACACAATCTTTCTTGACTGTTATGcttgatgctgctgctgctgttactgTTTATTGTATTAATTTCATCGAAAAGGAAACAATCGGGTACAATGCATGGGAACAGATGATGAAGAATTCTTAATTAGATGCATCACAGTTTGAGACAATTGGAGTTTCTTAAGAATATTAGCTACTTTTGTCATGATACATATGCAATTAATTACTGGAACTAACTCATTGTTTTTGTGGATGCAGCCCATTGTTTGTAACTTGGAATAAAGTTGTTAATGGAGGGGAGCCCCGTCTTCGTGGCTGTATTGGAACTCTTGGCCCTTATCCCTTGCTCAATGGTTTTAGGGACTTTGCTCTCACCAGGTTCTTTTTTGTCAATCTGCTTTAATATAATTCATTTATATTCTCCTCGTACTTGCGGTTGCGAGCCTGGACACGTTGTAATTCCATAGTATTTCATATGCCATTGCCTATCAAACTATTATTTATATGTATCTGTTGAGTGTTTCAAGTTTTAGCCACTTCACTTCTGGAGCTCTCAGCCTATCTTTTTCTTTTGTCTTCTCCCGCAGTGCACTGAGAGATCACCGTTTCTCCCCTATTCAAGCTAATGAATTACCACAATTGCAATGTACAGTTTCTATCCTAATTGACTATGAAACTGCCACTGACTACCTTGACTGGGAGGTCCGTTCTCTTCTTTATGCcatcctttttttttgtttttttgagggaAATGAGTAGAATATTGTATAGAATTCAATTCTGTCTAGCTAAAATCCCTGGTGGAAAATTGTCTATAATACAGATTCAACCCTGTAGTTGGGCATGTTAGGGGAATGATATCTGGGTGTTGTTGCTAGAACCCCTATGAAAGTGTGCATTTTCATTTGAAATGGCATCAGACTGTATTAGTGATAATTTGCTTGGTGAAGTGGTGAAATTGTAGATTTCCTATTTGTCTGAGGATTGAATTTCTAGCTGtatactcccttcgtcccggtcatttgtttctCTTTGGTTTtcacacaaagaccaaggaaagaggagggagccaattattagatgacaagtagATCAATTTGAGTGTGGAGCATCCAATTACCCATCAAAGGCATTCCTATAATAGAAAGGCAAACAATTGATgaagacaccccaaaatggaataggcaaacaaatgaccgggacggagggagtatgtgtTCGTTTTTTTATAACATTAAGGTAATGTACCCAGCCAAAAAAAAAGCAAGGGAATGAAATTAAAAAATGAAGCCTTATACAGTTTTAAAAACATTCTAAACTGTTCACTCCTCAACATAAAACTCTTAATCTAGCTACGATATTCGCCACGTTGTCTCTATTGTTAGCCTTGTACTCGGTTAAATTATTGTTAGAGTTACTATTAAACAAGTATCATTCTTTTACCACAAAAATCCCCTGCTATGAAATGGAAATCTAAGGCCGCCATAATGCTATTTCATGTTTTATAACCTGGAAGATGTGcagatttgaatatgatgagtgtATTTGTGAAAATTACAATTTTAAGGCAACATAAACTGttaaacatgtaaaaatcaacTCAAAATTAGATTTCAAGATAAAGCCAAACATTTAGAAATAACAGTGGTAATGAAATTAGTAGCCCCGTCAATGGAACTGTTTACCAGTGTTACAAAATAGTATGTGGAGAGGGTGAAAATCCACCTTCTCGGGGTTCTCTCAACGCCCTCTAGAAAGTCCTCATTTACAATAAATACATAGAAAAGTTGTCACTTATAAAGTCATAATAACTAAATATACAGTATCTACTTATTCGATTGATACAAAACATCTTCTTCTTCTCAGTCTGACATGTTTTGAACAGGAGTTTGCTAATTTGTAAGAAAATGACACATCACAAGGATGGAATTCGCTAAACTTGAAGTATGAGGTTTTCACCTCCCCCACATACTGTTCTGTTATCATACTTTCAGTCTCTCCACGTACTGTTTCTTAATCAGATTTCACATCTTCCACATGCGGTTTTGTAACACCAAAtattactccctctatttttcagCTTTTTTCCACTCGCCCGTCAGGGAAGTATTTTTCCTTCTCGCTTTTCATTTTTTTGGCAACTAAAAAAAACTGCAACTACCTAATTAGCTATTCAACAAATTTTAACCTAATCTCCAAGCCTCCACAACCCACCAAAAACCCAACACCACTGAACATCATCCGACCAGCCGAAGACCTGTCTCACTTGCTATAACTTCCACTCAATCTCCATCCACAACCACCTGTGCCCTATTACCCCCTCGCCTCTCTGAGTACGAATGTTTCATCCACGACATCCAAATACAGTGTCTTCTCAATTAGGATTGAACGATTCCATGCTGCAGAGTCAGGCATTTAGAACAACAACAATGCACTGATTCCAAGATGGTTTGGATTTAGCTTCACGAATCATTATTGAAGTATGAGATTAAAAGATGTTAAAtaaagaagaaagggaaaacaCAATTGAAAAGTTGGATGTTCATAATAAATTTGTAGAATTCTTTGAAAAGGTAGATAAACAGGTAGTCACGTGTTCAgtgcttgttttatttttacgACATTGTATCTAAGTCTGCAAGTGGCAGTTTGGTTATTGAGGGAGATTGGTTATTCTAGCTATTGAAAGTTGACCTCTAATTACTGTAGTTATTGGTCTATGGATGTATGTTTTGCGGAGGTAAATGTTAAAAAGGCAGCAAACATAGAAACTCGTCCTCAGGTACTCAAAAGGCTCCATTGTTTTCGATGAAGGATTATAGACATATAGTTATTTCTTGCCTTTATTCGTGTTAGCTAACATCATATGTAGATGTGATGAAGAGACATGCTAATGTGGTTTATAATGAAAATGTAGTATCATGATCCTCCTAGCTACTAATAAGAGGTAGGTGGTTGTATTTTTTGAAAATGGGGGCGTGTGTTGCCCtttttaatacttttttttttcctattaAATAATTCGTAGTTTCATAATTTATTTACAATGGAACCGTATGATTAAATGAACTACTCTGTATGAATTAAGTGTAACTGGGATATCTGATCATTCTTATGTCAGGTAGGCAAGCATGGTATCATAATTGATTTTGTTGATCCTGGCAACAATGCTAGGCGAAATGCCACATACTTGCCGGAAATTGCTGAGCACGAAGGTGAGCTGTGTTGCTTATTGGTTTAAACAAAATAAATTCACTTTTTTTTGGGGTACTTTAATTTGTTGAAGTTGCTTTGTTGGTTTTGCTAAGAGCATTTGACCAGATGTAAGATGTCCGCCATGCAAAAACCAATGTTATGTCATTTTCATGAGTTGAGTCGTTGAGATTAGGGTTTCTGTATTATGCGTCATGCTTTCTTTTCCCGTCTGAATTAGATTTAATTGGGCTCCACGCCAACATTTAAATGTCTGGTTTGCCTTCAATCTTTGCTAGGTTTTTCTTGAGCTGAATATGATTTGAATTTGATTTCAGACAAACTCTCTCAATTCTAATTTCATATTCTGATTCTTTCAGGGTGGACTCAACTTGAGGCCATCGACTCACTTATGCGTAAAGCTGGTTATAACGGCGTCATTACAGAATCTCTGCGGAAGAGTATTCAGTTGACTCGATATCAGAGCTCCGCATTTACACTGCACTATGGAGAGTACATTGCTTATGTGGTGAACACCAGAGGCACAGCTCCAACTATTAATGGGGTCAAGCTAACTGTTTGAAATTTCTCTTTTATGGTTTTAATCTGTTTCCTCCAAATAGGAAAGAATTAACATCTAATCAAGGTGGAATAAAGGTATAGTTGGCCACTTCATCTTCTACAGAATTCTATATTTTGAGGAAAAGACCTGGAAATGCTTGGGGGCTTTTGGTCGTCGTAATGTTGCGGCCCAGCATTCATCTATTAGTGTTCAATATACACCTAGGGGCTTCTTCTGAATTGTGTGGATTTACTGGATCATGCTCTTAGATTGTATGCCCCGTGCTTAATGTTGGTTCAATAATGCAAACATGTCATTAATCTTCTGCCAACTCTTTTTTTCACAATTGCTACTCGCCTATGACAAGTTATCTGTGCTTCATCCCATGACAACTCGCGTTTGCGTTAATCGCAATGTTTAGTTTCACAAATCATTGTTCCCTTCCCGTCTTTTGTCTCTCCTTGACCATCCATGCCTGTAACGTTTGAGGACACCGATGCTTTTGCCTAGTCCCCTGCCCAATGGGTTATTTAGTTTGAGATACTTCTTGAGCCTGAGCCTGAGCCTGAGCCTGAGCCTGAGCCTGAGCCGTCACCACATTCCAGTATTCCACAAGTCCTCATGTCTGTTCCTATTGTAATATTATCAATTTCCTTGATGCTGTATCTCAGATCATACGGACGGTACTGGTGAAATATTATCAGCTTCGTTCATGCATATTTCACCCTCAATGCTGTTGGTCTTAGAATCTAAGTAACCATCAATTTTGCAATGGAAGATTCAAGTGATCTGATCATAATTATCTGAGAATTCTACTACATAGTTTCTTCCGAAGTTTCGATTTAATTGTAAACATGTTAACCTAAGATGTACCTTCTAGGCAATTTTCAGGTACGAAATACAAAAGCGAATTATAAAAATCGTACAAGAACTTGATATTTTTCTGCTGAACTGCTCCAAGAATGCAACGGGTATTGTCATTACTCGATGTTACTGTCATACAAAATCCTTGATAATCCTTGAGAGGTAAAAACATATtatcaccacccaaaaccatGTCTATTTCACCGGAATGCCCACTTAAGAAAAAATGGAGAGTCACCGACGGAAATTTTTGTTGATCATTGGGATACGTCGAGTAACAAAGATCAAGGGCTCGCCCAGGTGGCAGTGTCATAGGTTGCCAACCATAATGATCACCAAAGTACCTAATCATTGCTTGTTTTAGCGGATTATAAGCGCTTTTTACTAGCACTGTATAAGGTGTTCCAGAGTCGATGAAGAATCCTGTGGTGCGCGTTAGCTGCCAAATAGATGGATCAATGGATAGTCGATTTCCATCAACACTAATACCAAGCAAGTATAAATGGTATAGATCCCCGCTATTCATTGAAATCATTTTGACTTCTCTGGTAGCGTCCCCACTTATTTGGGCATCATCTCCAAAGTAAATAGTTGATTCCGCTGTGTTTGTTTGTGGTATACAGTATGAAAATCGGCCTTTGACTTGAGCTTCAAGTTGGATTAAGAATGATCTCGGCCCAGGCGCGAGGCCATGTATTCCTGCTATAACGTTTCCAGGTCCAACGTTTTCCCCAAAGGCGAAATTTTCGTTATGTAGTCCACAACCGAATGCTAAATCCGGGTACACATCGAAATCGCCCGTCCTAGTGTTCTTGAAATAAAACCTATCTCTTCCTACAAATCCAACTGTTTGTGCAGGACCGTAACGTGCCAAATAACCACAGGAGCCATCATAAGAATTTCGCGGTAGGCATAACGCGTCATCTAAAGTCATTCTCCTAAAATAAGTAGAATCTTTATAATGAAAATTACGATCGCCATCTAACTCAATGCAAGGATTGCAACCTTGGCATTGAATCCAAGTCTCATCATAGCCCGTGTCGAGAAGCAAATACGGAGTGTGCTTGGACTGTGCTCTTGTGTTGCCCCCCAAAGCAAGTTGAGTTACGTAATAACTAGATTTAACTTCATACAATGGCGACGTGATTTTAATGGAGCCTAGTGCTTGGACTTGATTTCTAAAATTGAGAACCCGAGATATGGATATATTGACGAGTAATTGGTGTCGTTCGTTGATAGTAAGACTACTTGGTACGATTTGTAGATGGGGTGAGTCTATAGGAATCATTTTCATGGACAATCCATTGGTGCTATAGATGAGGGATGATATGGTTATCAAGTGAAAGAATGTAAGGCGTAAGCTGGACATTTTGTACATATAATTTGCTTTAGAGGGGATGATATCATTTACTTCTCTTTGTAATTGTATTGTTTGTTACTTATATAGTGAGATCATGTAGAAAGGGAAAGTAATCACTATGGTTGCATACCAAAAGTAATCCGTATCCGTACTTATTGTAGAGCAACAAGTCTTACTTGTGACGGATTTTCGGGTCACATCTTACAAGTGTTTGTGTAGGAAAAATTAATTCCACTATTTTACAAACGGTATGTACAAAAAGAAAAACTTTCTTACGGACGGTTATGCATACAACTAGATTGCATTTAGTTAAAGTTATCGAGATTTTTTATGGTGTAGTATGGTCGAAATCTTGAGGGCATAATCTGAGGCCATAAAAAAACGTCCACGAAATTGCTGTTGATATTTTTGGAATTGAACCTGAGATCCTTGACAATTTTACTCACTTTTTAACCACTAGTTAGACTCCAGAGTTGCGGAGTTttgagttgttgggtttattTTATTGAGGTAAGAGTTATATTAATTGAGATTAGTACTTGTGAATTGTGTTGAGCCGTCCTTAAACTTTATTGAGCTACAAGTTATATTTAGAGTAAATTAATAATCACATCCTTTTATATACTACTTTTCTAAAATTACTCCATTTTGAacactttttaataatttactcccataaaatgttCTCAGGTCAAAAATTACAGCAATTTGCACTTTCAAGGTGAAAAATCTTTTTTTATGATCGTGCTGCCACTGTATAAATTCAtatcttcttccctttttcccaTGTATCAAACTTTCTGGGTTCTGAAACATTGTGTTTCCACAGGAATTGCAATACCTATCAACCCCATACCAAAATACCCAAACAACACTTCAATTGAATGTTTTCAACTGTTAAAACAAAATAATTTGGTAGCCTTCGTTCTTTTCTAAACAAAAGATACCCAAAAATTTGTGCTCTTTTTCATCAATATCACTTCTGCCATTCACCACCAACAACTCGCCTCTAAAACACCATAGCCACGAGCGTCGCCTTCCACCACCAACACTCACCCAGTCTCCGTTCCACCACCATCACTCACTCAGTCATCTGGGTAATGTTCAATTTTGTGAAAAAATTTGATTAATTGAGGAGGAATTGGGTTAGTGAATTGAAattaggtgtaacacccccacttaccaaTGAACCTTATCAAGACCTTCCCCAGtaaataaaggtgttaccatcacTACGCCAATTAAGCACTATCATAACGGTTAAATATGGTCAATAccgttttaaataaaaaaaaagtgaACCCGTTATAAACCTACcattgttaaatattgacaaTGGTTTTAAAACacggaaccgttgttaaaagtgtgACAAAAGACAACGGTTATGCAAGAATCGTTGTAAAAACTGTGACAAAAGACAACGGTCTTGCATAACCTGTTGTTAAAAGTGTAACAAAAGACAACGGTTGtgcaagaaccgttataaaaatTACGACAAAAGACAACGGTTGTGCAAGAACCGTTGTAAAAACTGTGACAAAAGACAACAGTTCTTGCATAACCGTTgtcctatttttttttattatttttttaaatattttGATCAGCGTGTTCCAACTACTAAAATGCTATTTTTTCGTTCAGTAGCATTTCAGCATCTGTATATACACATAATGTCTTCACAAAGAGAAAATTCTACACAAAAGTTATAAAAACATTCATTCTTGCATCAAAACACTAGTCTAATTTTTACATAAATATCAATTCTCCATAGGCAGGTCTTTATACACATGTTTTCACATAACATTTTGTTGATTAAAATGGTACATTATTACATACCTATCTAgttttgtatttcattatcaTATAAATACTTACTCCGATCCCTTACATTCACTACTACAGAATTCATCAAGGACATCAgtggatggacatcggatttttgaaaaaacagatgtaataagtttgcacatcggatttttataaaagtctgatgtaattatattatatggacatcggttgttattttcaacccatgtccattataatggacatcggattaaatTACAACCCATGTCCATATAATCCTCAATTTGGGCGCAAAATGAAAACAATTCCCCCGCCCCAAATTATTTTCACTAGCATACTGAGTCAATCTATTATACTTACTCCATATCATTCTTTTTTTTAgacaaacccaaacccaaacaaCCCCTCACCTCATAATGAACCGTCCTCTTTCTCTCTACTAAAGTAAAAACCCAGCAACCCCTCACCTCAACCCCTCATTCAAACTAACAAAATTCACCAACCTGATTACCAAAACCCTAACGTCGCCTACGCTCTAACGCCAGGCACACCGCAGCACCAACATATCGTCACCACTCGGTGCACGATCTTCTGATTGCATAACTACCACTCGACGACTTCAAGGCGCTATTCTTGTGGTAACCACCTCCTTTACTTGAGTATTGAATTTGATTTATTTAGCCATCTGAAATTGATTTGTGTATTTGAATTGAAAGTGAGTAATTATACcaggattaaattaaatttaaattaaaattaacccAGAAATCAGGAAAACGCTATAAAATTTTGATTTCTTTAGCAGTCTGAAATTGATTTGTGTCTTTTGTTCTACTTTGGATCTCAGTAAATGTCCGAGGTAGTGTGTGAATTTCGTGAACATCTAAGACGGTCTTACTCTATACTTTGGGC from Silene latifolia isolate original U9 population chromosome 3, ASM4854445v1, whole genome shotgun sequence harbors:
- the LOC141647924 gene encoding uncharacterized protein At2g38710-like translates to MVSAKREMAVYCFDTLIAHYNNSDQLYPPAFDDAAHPLFVTWNKVVNGGEPRLRGCIGTLGPYPLLNGFRDFALTSALRDHRFSPIQANELPQLQCTVSILIDYETATDYLDWEVGKHGIIIDFVDPGNNARRNATYLPEIAEHEGWTQLEAIDSLMRKAGYNGVITESLRKSIQLTRYQSSAFTLHYGEYIAYVVNTRGTAPTINGVKLTV
- the LOC141649592 gene encoding aspartic proteinase nepenthesin-1-like produces the protein MTLDDALCLPRNSYDGSCGYLARYGPAQTVGFVGRDRFYFKNTRTGDFDVYPDLAFGCGLHNENFAFGENVGPGNVIAGIHGLAPGPRSFLIQLEAQVKGRFSYCIPQTNTAESTIYFGDDAQISGDATREVKMISMNSGDLYHLYLLGISVDGNRLSIDPSIWQLTRTTGFFIDSGTPYTVLVKSAYNPLKQAMIRYFGDHYGWQPMTLPPGRALDLCYSTYPNDQQKFPSVTLHFFLSGHSGEIDMVLGGDNMFLPLKDYQGFCMTVTSSNDNTRCILGAVQQKNIKFLYDFYNSLLYFVPENCLEDSKTNSIEGEICMNEADNISPVPSAQAQAQAQAQAQEVSQTK